The proteins below are encoded in one region of Gambusia affinis linkage group LG07, SWU_Gaff_1.0, whole genome shotgun sequence:
- the slc45a1 gene encoding proton-associated sugar transporter A isoform X1: protein MSSPGMGTPTDPLLASPGGRSSSAQEGLWRTSLPKTASFPTSTTRHLSHRANNFQRQPKRRKLIRPSPPPPPNTPCPLDQLDLSELPPRRTFQELLFNGCVLFGIEFSYAMETAYVTPVLLQMGLPDQFYSLVWFISPILGFLVQPLIGAWSDRCTSPFGRRRPFIFALAVGALVGLTLVLNGRDIGGVLADTASNHKWGIILTVCGVVLMDFSADSADNPSHAYMMDVCSPEDQDRGLNIHALLAGLGGGFGYIVGGINWDQTQFGRSMGGQLRVIYLFTSITLVFATAMTLMSIPERPLPKSQPNRNSSKSHLKSPSLPLPPSPPVPPGAGPGLDEEDEDGLYSYSFPKSHQGNSDPLAHSCSANARLCAGLTSPISPLSPLTPKYGSFISRDSSLTGINEFASSLGTSYIDSVLIDCYTGQQTPPALASGSTAMPLPTGESPPSEKAGNPPAGQTEADGGSHPAEEAQEAEGPQTEGDAQTAGVSAGTAGSQSGAGLHRGSSAGILKRPQSLALMEEPTATQIVGLENGRRRTVTFSQQVANILLNGVRYESDLSENVETGESQMSMKLLCIAIYRMPPSLRSLCTNHFLGWLSFEGMLLFYTDFMGEVVFEGDPKAPHDSEAYQRYNAGVSMGCWGMCIYAFSAAFYSAILEKLEERFSLRTLYFFAYLAFGLGTGLATLSTNLYVVLSLCVTYGVLFSSLCTLPYSLLCEYYQSPQFCGSSEEGTRRGMGVDISLLSCQYFLAQIIVSVAMGPLTSLVGGAQGVMYFASLMSFVGCLYSSLCVVYQLPPPEGEPPESETQPLLAHI from the exons GAAGCGTAGGAAGCTGATACGACCCTCACCGCCTCCCCCACCCAACACGCCTTGTCCCCTGGACCAGCTGGACCTCAGCGAGCTTCCCCCCAGACGCACCTTCCAGGAGCTGCTCTTCAATGGCTGCGTCCTGTTCGGGATTGAGTTCAGCTACGCCATGGAAACGGCCTATGTGACCCCTGTTCTCCTACAAATGGGCCTCCCGGATCAGTTCTACAGCCTGGTGTGGTTCATTAGTCCCATTCTTG GATTCCTTGTTCAGCCTCTTATAGGAGCATGGAGTGATCGTTGCACGTCCCCGTTTGGAAGAAGGAgaccttttatttttgctctggcTGTAG GGGCTTTAGTGGGTCTGACTCTGGTTCTGAACGGACGAGACATCGGGGGAGTCCTGGCCGACACGGCATCAAATCACAAGTGGGGAATCATCCTGACGGTGTGCGGCGTGGTCCTGATGGATTTCAGCGCCGACTCGGCCGACAACCCGAGCCACGCCTACATGATGGATGTGTGCAGCCCGGAGGATCAGGACAGGGGGCTCAACATTCATGCTTTACTAGCAG GACTGGGAGGAGGATTTGGCTACATTGTAGGCGGCATCAACTGGGACCAGACACAGTTTGGGAGGTCCATGGGGGGTCAGCTCAGGGTCATATACCTGTTCACCAGCATCACATTGGTGTTCGCCACCGCCATGACTCTGATGAGCATTCCCGAGAGGCCGTTACCAAAGAGCCAACCAAACAGAAACTCCAGTAAGAGCCATCTGAAAAGCCCCAGCCTCCCTCTGCCTCCGTCTCCTCCCGTCCCCCCCGGAGCCGGTCCGGGGCTGGACGAGGAGGACGAGGATGGACTTTACAGCTACAGCTTTCCCAAGTCTCATCAAGGTAATTCTGACCCCTTGGCTCACTCTTGCAGCGCCAATGCACGCCTGTGTGCCGGCCTCACCAGCCCCATATCGCCCCTGAGTCCCCTCACTCCAAAATATGGCAGCTTTATAAGCAGGGACAGCTCACTCACTGGCATCAATGAGTTTGCATCTTCGTTAGGAACCTCCTACATAGACAGCGTGCTTATAGACTGCTACACAGGCCAGCAGACGCCTCCGGCCCTGGCTTCAGGCTCCACTGCCATGCCCCTGCCTACAGGAGAATCCCCTCCCTCTGAGAAGGCGGGTAACCCCCCTGCAGGGCAGACTGAGGCTGATGGGGGGTCCCATCCAGCTGAAGAGGCTCAGGAGGCAGAGGGGCCTCAAACCGAGGGAGATGCACAAACTGCAGGCGTTTCTGCGGGCACAGCCGGGTCTCAGTCAGGGGCCGGGCTGCACCGGGGATCCTCTGCTGGGATCCTGAAGCGGCCTCAGAGTCTGGCGCTGATGGAGGAGCCTACGGCGACGCAGATTGTTGGGCTGGAGAACGGGCGAAGGAGAACAGTGACTTTCAGCCAACAG GTGGCAAATATTTTGCTAAATGGAGTGCGATACGAGAGCGATCTAAGTGAAAATGTGGAGACAGGAGAATCCCAGATGTCCATGAAGCTGCTGTGTATAGCCATCTACAGAATGCCTCCCTCTCTGAGGAGCTTATGCACTAATCATTTTTTAG GCTGGTTGTCATTTGAAGGTATGCTGCTCTTCTACACCGACTTCATGGGCGAGGTTGTGTTTGAGGGAGACCCCAAAGCGCCGCACGACTCTGAAGCTTACCAGCGTTACAATGCTGGCGTCAGCATGGGCTGCTGGGGCATGTGCATCTATGCATTCAGCGCTGCTTTCTACTCAG CCATATTGGAGAAACTAGAGGAACGTTTCTCCCTACgcactctttatttttttgcctacCTGGCATTTGGTTTGGGCACAGGCCTTGCAACGCTATCCACCAACCTCTATGTGGTGCTTTCGCTCTGTGTCACCTATGGCGTGCTCTTCTCCTCTCTGTGTACGCTGCCTTACTCTCTGCTGTGTGAATACTACCAGAGCCCTCAG TTTTGCGGCTCATCCGAAGAGGGGACCAGACGCGGGATGGGGGTGGACATCTCTCTGCTCAGCTGTCAGTATTTCCTGGCACAGATCATCGTCTCTGTGGCGATGGGACCTCTGACCTCACTGGTGGGCGGGGCTCAGGGGGTGATGTACTTTGCAAGCCTGATGTCATTCGTGGGTTGCCTGTACTCCTCCCTCTGCGTGGTGTACCAGCTGCCCCCCCCTGAGGGTGAGCCCCCCGAAAGCGAGACCCAGCCGTTACTGGCGCACATTTAG
- the slc45a1 gene encoding proton-associated sugar transporter A isoform X2, which yields MSSPGMGTPTDPLLASPGGRSSSAQEGLWRTSLPKTASFPTSTTRHLSHRANNFQRQPKRRKLIRPSPPPPPNTPCPLDQLDLSELPPRRTFQELLFNGCVLFGIEFSYAMETAYVTPVLLQMGLPDQFYSLVWFISPILGFLVQPLIGAWSDRCTSPFGRRRPFIFALAVGALVGLTLVLNGRDIGGVLADTASNHKWGIILTVCGVVLMDFSADSADNPSHAYMMDVCSPEDQDRGLNIHALLAGLGGGFGYIVGGINWDQTQFGRSMGGQLRVIYLFTSITLVFATAMTLMSIPERPLPKSQPNRNSSKSHLKSPSLPLPPSPPVPPGAGPGLDEEDEDGLYSYSFPKSHQGNSDPLAHSCSANARLCAGLTSPISPLSPLTPKYGSFISRDSSLTGINEFASSLGTSYIDSVLIDCYTGQQTPPALASGSTAMPLPTGESPPSEKAGNPPAGQTEADGGSHPAEEAQEAEGPQTEGDAQTAGVSAGTAGSQSGAGLHRGSSAGILKRPQSLALMEEPTATQIVGLENGRRRTVTFSQQVANILLNGVRYESDLSENVETGESQMSMKLLCIAIYRMPPSLRSLCTNHFLGWLSFEGMLLFYTDFMGEVVFEGDPKAPHDSEAYQRYNAGVSMGCWGMCIYAFSAAFYSAILEKLEERFSLRTLYFFAYLAFGLGTGLATLSTNLYVVLSLCVTYGVLFSSLCTLPYSLLCEYYQSPQFCGSSEEGTRRGMGVDISLLSCQYFLAQIIVSVAMGPLTSLVGGAQGVMYFASLMSFVGCLYSSLCVVYQLPPPEGRGEVETGV from the exons GAAGCGTAGGAAGCTGATACGACCCTCACCGCCTCCCCCACCCAACACGCCTTGTCCCCTGGACCAGCTGGACCTCAGCGAGCTTCCCCCCAGACGCACCTTCCAGGAGCTGCTCTTCAATGGCTGCGTCCTGTTCGGGATTGAGTTCAGCTACGCCATGGAAACGGCCTATGTGACCCCTGTTCTCCTACAAATGGGCCTCCCGGATCAGTTCTACAGCCTGGTGTGGTTCATTAGTCCCATTCTTG GATTCCTTGTTCAGCCTCTTATAGGAGCATGGAGTGATCGTTGCACGTCCCCGTTTGGAAGAAGGAgaccttttatttttgctctggcTGTAG GGGCTTTAGTGGGTCTGACTCTGGTTCTGAACGGACGAGACATCGGGGGAGTCCTGGCCGACACGGCATCAAATCACAAGTGGGGAATCATCCTGACGGTGTGCGGCGTGGTCCTGATGGATTTCAGCGCCGACTCGGCCGACAACCCGAGCCACGCCTACATGATGGATGTGTGCAGCCCGGAGGATCAGGACAGGGGGCTCAACATTCATGCTTTACTAGCAG GACTGGGAGGAGGATTTGGCTACATTGTAGGCGGCATCAACTGGGACCAGACACAGTTTGGGAGGTCCATGGGGGGTCAGCTCAGGGTCATATACCTGTTCACCAGCATCACATTGGTGTTCGCCACCGCCATGACTCTGATGAGCATTCCCGAGAGGCCGTTACCAAAGAGCCAACCAAACAGAAACTCCAGTAAGAGCCATCTGAAAAGCCCCAGCCTCCCTCTGCCTCCGTCTCCTCCCGTCCCCCCCGGAGCCGGTCCGGGGCTGGACGAGGAGGACGAGGATGGACTTTACAGCTACAGCTTTCCCAAGTCTCATCAAGGTAATTCTGACCCCTTGGCTCACTCTTGCAGCGCCAATGCACGCCTGTGTGCCGGCCTCACCAGCCCCATATCGCCCCTGAGTCCCCTCACTCCAAAATATGGCAGCTTTATAAGCAGGGACAGCTCACTCACTGGCATCAATGAGTTTGCATCTTCGTTAGGAACCTCCTACATAGACAGCGTGCTTATAGACTGCTACACAGGCCAGCAGACGCCTCCGGCCCTGGCTTCAGGCTCCACTGCCATGCCCCTGCCTACAGGAGAATCCCCTCCCTCTGAGAAGGCGGGTAACCCCCCTGCAGGGCAGACTGAGGCTGATGGGGGGTCCCATCCAGCTGAAGAGGCTCAGGAGGCAGAGGGGCCTCAAACCGAGGGAGATGCACAAACTGCAGGCGTTTCTGCGGGCACAGCCGGGTCTCAGTCAGGGGCCGGGCTGCACCGGGGATCCTCTGCTGGGATCCTGAAGCGGCCTCAGAGTCTGGCGCTGATGGAGGAGCCTACGGCGACGCAGATTGTTGGGCTGGAGAACGGGCGAAGGAGAACAGTGACTTTCAGCCAACAG GTGGCAAATATTTTGCTAAATGGAGTGCGATACGAGAGCGATCTAAGTGAAAATGTGGAGACAGGAGAATCCCAGATGTCCATGAAGCTGCTGTGTATAGCCATCTACAGAATGCCTCCCTCTCTGAGGAGCTTATGCACTAATCATTTTTTAG GCTGGTTGTCATTTGAAGGTATGCTGCTCTTCTACACCGACTTCATGGGCGAGGTTGTGTTTGAGGGAGACCCCAAAGCGCCGCACGACTCTGAAGCTTACCAGCGTTACAATGCTGGCGTCAGCATGGGCTGCTGGGGCATGTGCATCTATGCATTCAGCGCTGCTTTCTACTCAG CCATATTGGAGAAACTAGAGGAACGTTTCTCCCTACgcactctttatttttttgcctacCTGGCATTTGGTTTGGGCACAGGCCTTGCAACGCTATCCACCAACCTCTATGTGGTGCTTTCGCTCTGTGTCACCTATGGCGTGCTCTTCTCCTCTCTGTGTACGCTGCCTTACTCTCTGCTGTGTGAATACTACCAGAGCCCTCAG TTTTGCGGCTCATCCGAAGAGGGGACCAGACGCGGGATGGGGGTGGACATCTCTCTGCTCAGCTGTCAGTATTTCCTGGCACAGATCATCGTCTCTGTGGCGATGGGACCTCTGACCTCACTGGTGGGCGGGGCTCAGGGGGTGATGTACTTTGCAAGCCTGATGTCATTCGTGGGTTGCCTGTACTCCTCCCTCTGCGTGGTGTACCAGCTGCCCCCCCCTGAGG GAAGAGGAGAAGTTGAAACTGGGGTGTGA
- the si:ch211-222l21.1 gene encoding prothymosin alpha-A isoform X2 yields the protein MADTAVDTTATTEVTAKELKEKKEAEAAEEEKSTESGDAPANGTNGAEHSDKKDEVTEEEQKNGADVEAAPPAEETDAQPVKRAAEEEEDKAETKKQKTEENGDSKEADVEA from the exons ATGGCCGATACAGCTGTTGATACAACCGCCACCACAGAGGTTACAGCCAAG GagctgaaagagaagaaagaagcagAAGCAGCGGAGGAGGAGAAGTCGACCGAGAGCGGGGACGCACCTGCCAATGGCACC aatGGTGCTGAGCACAGTGACAAAAAAGACGAAGTtacagaggaggagcagaagaaTGGAGCTG ATGTGGAGGCGGCGCCCCCTGCTGAGGAAACCGATGCACAGCCCGTGAAGCGTGCagctgaagaggaggag gACAAGGCTGagacaaaaaagcagaagacaGAGGAGAATGGCGACTCAAAAGAAGCAGACGTGGAGGCTTAA
- the si:ch211-222l21.1 gene encoding prothymosin alpha-A isoform X1, with the protein MADTAVDTTATTEVTAKELKEKKEAEAAEEEKSTESGDAPANGTNGAEHSDKKDEVTEEEQKNGAEDVEAAPPAEETDAQPVKRAAEEEEDKAETKKQKTEENGDSKEADVEA; encoded by the exons ATGGCCGATACAGCTGTTGATACAACCGCCACCACAGAGGTTACAGCCAAG GagctgaaagagaagaaagaagcagAAGCAGCGGAGGAGGAGAAGTCGACCGAGAGCGGGGACGCACCTGCCAATGGCACC aatGGTGCTGAGCACAGTGACAAAAAAGACGAAGTtacagaggaggagcagaagaaTGGAGCTG AAGATGTGGAGGCGGCGCCCCCTGCTGAGGAAACCGATGCACAGCCCGTGAAGCGTGCagctgaagaggaggag gACAAGGCTGagacaaaaaagcagaagacaGAGGAGAATGGCGACTCAAAAGAAGCAGACGTGGAGGCTTAA
- the odad1 gene encoding coiled-coil domain-containing protein 114 isoform X1: MAQGRTAVSGRSENLEMDADEVAKLEIAELQNQYRIMKQRDQRGYEIQAREQIRKQEKEIENLLKEREEVLRNLKARKNVARQQQDHEEIRSLVEQNKALDKEMEKERECQKKLQTEILNMEMRLKEMRKGGGGSSLSQSAKARKVKKIIRDMEANVKRVSTQFSALMTKNSQLKDELGTLCIEREHFQKLRNNLAKEVHKLRKNIEEMTRLSTSAYDIRLEALARMKLLREKATKDLIQYNAEMKELERLIANEFTLKNFIMTKCSEELGHFDDKMAPGQLPGAKVLSKVLTGEQTVENLKDTFEKLQAIMGEENLDQLVNSFVEAKDRNLAFLKFVNEQNSETVKLKDQINKQIKDEMEKFNREELEQEQKHRSLLKDMERKIKEAESQTETYASQADTISKILDEIKKGVDSIFKEVGCDYAAVEERLGFTSGITETNIVTYLDLIEEKTNELLSVQAFLKFKELKDDFDAADLARNFLGQNPDLKRDLSAHTSVSSLESGPEEPPITDEDDRPLSHEELCKKLMRRKAEWSSRSHTSYKNL, from the exons TGGAGATTGCTGAACTTCAAAATCAGTACAGGATCATGAAACAAAGAGACCAGCGGGGTTATGAGATCCAGGCTCGGGAGCAAATCCGCAAGCAAGA AAAGGAAATTGAGAACCTGCTGAAAGAACGAGAGGAGGTGCTTCGAAATCTTAAAGCCCGCAAAAATGTGGCTCGTCAACAGCAGGACCATGAGGAGATCCGGTCTCTGGTAGAGCAGAACAAAGCACTAGACAAAGAAATGGAGAAGGAGAGGGAATGCCAAAAAAAGCTGCAGACAGag ATATTGAACATGGAGATGAGATTGAAAGAGATGAGAAAAGGGGGGGGCGGCAGCAGTCTTTCCCAAAGTGCAAAGGCACGGAAGGTCAAGAAAATTATCCGCGACATGGAAGCCAATGTGAAGAGA GTTTCTACTCAATTCAGTGCTCTGATGACCAAAAACAGCCAACTGAAAGACGAGCTGGGCACTCTTTGTATAGAACgagaacatttccagaaacTGCGCAATAACTTAGCAAAG GAGGTGCACAAACTCCGTAAGAACATTGAGGAAATGACGAGGCTGTCCACTTCTGCTTACGACATCAG GCTGGAGGCTCTGGCCAGGATGAAACTGCTGAGAGAGAAGGCAACGAAGGACCTCATTCAGTACAACGCTGAGATGAAAGAACTTGAGAGGCTTATTGCAAACGAGTTTACCCTGAAGAACTTCATAATGACCAAGTGCAGTGAGGAACTGGGGCATTTCGATGACAAAATGGCACCAGGACAAT tgCCAGGTGCAAAGGTACTCAGCAAAGTGCTCACAGGAGAACAGACTGTGGAGAACTTGAAGGACACATTCGAAAAGCTCCAGGCAATAATGGGCGAGGAAAACCTGGACCAGCTGGTCAATAGTTTTGTCGAGG CTAAAGACCGAAACTTGGCCTTTCTCAAATTCGTCAATGAGCAAAACAGTGAGACTGTGAAACTGAAGGATCAGATCAACAAG CAGATCAAGGATGAGATGGAGAAGTTTAACCGAGAAGAACTGGAGCAGGAGCAAAAGCATCGCTCTCTGCTGAAAGACATGGAACGAAAGATAAAGGAAGCTGAATCTCAAACAGAAACTTATGCAAGCCAAGCTGACACTATAAGCAAAATTCTGGATGAAATCAAAAAAG GGGTGGACAGCATCTTCAAAGAGGTTGGGTGTGACTACGCAGCAGTGGAGGAAAGGCTGGGATTCACTTCTGGGATCACAGAGACCAACATCGTAACATACCTGGATCTCATAGAGGAGAAGACCAACGAGCTGCTCTCTGTGCAGGCTTTTCTCAAGTTTAAG GAACTGAAAGACGACTTCGATGCAGCCGACCTGGCCAGAAACTTTCTGGGTCAGAATCCTGACCTCAAGCGAGATCTCAGTGCCCACACGTCTGTTAGCAG TTTGGAGTCTGGTCCAGAAGAGCCTCCTATCACTGATGAGGACGACCGGCCACTTTCACATGAGGAGCTTTGCAAGAAGTTAATGAGACGG AAAGCAGAGTGGTCATCAAGGAGTCACACAAGCTACAAAAATCTGTAA
- the odad1 gene encoding coiled-coil domain-containing protein 114 isoform X2, protein MAQGRTAVSGRSENLEMDADEVAKLEIAELQNQYRIMKQRDQRGYEIQAREQIRKQEKEIENLLKEREEVLRNLKARKNVARQQQDHEEIRSLVEQNKALDKEMEKERECQKKLQTEILNMEMRLKEMRKGGGGSSLSQSAKARKVKKIIRDMEANVKRVSTQFSALMTKNSQLKDELGTLCIEREHFQKLRNNLAKEVHKLRKNIEEMTRLSTSAYDIRLEALARMKLLREKATKDLIQYNAEMKELERLIANEFTLKNFIMTKCSEELGHFDDKMAPGQLPGAKVLSKVLTGEQTVENLKDTFEKLQAIMGEENLDQLVNSFVEAKDRNLAFLKFVNEQNSETVKLKDQINKIKDEMEKFNREELEQEQKHRSLLKDMERKIKEAESQTETYASQADTISKILDEIKKGVDSIFKEVGCDYAAVEERLGFTSGITETNIVTYLDLIEEKTNELLSVQAFLKFKELKDDFDAADLARNFLGQNPDLKRDLSAHTSVSSLESGPEEPPITDEDDRPLSHEELCKKLMRRKAEWSSRSHTSYKNL, encoded by the exons TGGAGATTGCTGAACTTCAAAATCAGTACAGGATCATGAAACAAAGAGACCAGCGGGGTTATGAGATCCAGGCTCGGGAGCAAATCCGCAAGCAAGA AAAGGAAATTGAGAACCTGCTGAAAGAACGAGAGGAGGTGCTTCGAAATCTTAAAGCCCGCAAAAATGTGGCTCGTCAACAGCAGGACCATGAGGAGATCCGGTCTCTGGTAGAGCAGAACAAAGCACTAGACAAAGAAATGGAGAAGGAGAGGGAATGCCAAAAAAAGCTGCAGACAGag ATATTGAACATGGAGATGAGATTGAAAGAGATGAGAAAAGGGGGGGGCGGCAGCAGTCTTTCCCAAAGTGCAAAGGCACGGAAGGTCAAGAAAATTATCCGCGACATGGAAGCCAATGTGAAGAGA GTTTCTACTCAATTCAGTGCTCTGATGACCAAAAACAGCCAACTGAAAGACGAGCTGGGCACTCTTTGTATAGAACgagaacatttccagaaacTGCGCAATAACTTAGCAAAG GAGGTGCACAAACTCCGTAAGAACATTGAGGAAATGACGAGGCTGTCCACTTCTGCTTACGACATCAG GCTGGAGGCTCTGGCCAGGATGAAACTGCTGAGAGAGAAGGCAACGAAGGACCTCATTCAGTACAACGCTGAGATGAAAGAACTTGAGAGGCTTATTGCAAACGAGTTTACCCTGAAGAACTTCATAATGACCAAGTGCAGTGAGGAACTGGGGCATTTCGATGACAAAATGGCACCAGGACAAT tgCCAGGTGCAAAGGTACTCAGCAAAGTGCTCACAGGAGAACAGACTGTGGAGAACTTGAAGGACACATTCGAAAAGCTCCAGGCAATAATGGGCGAGGAAAACCTGGACCAGCTGGTCAATAGTTTTGTCGAGG CTAAAGACCGAAACTTGGCCTTTCTCAAATTCGTCAATGAGCAAAACAGTGAGACTGTGAAACTGAAGGATCAGATCAACAAG ATCAAGGATGAGATGGAGAAGTTTAACCGAGAAGAACTGGAGCAGGAGCAAAAGCATCGCTCTCTGCTGAAAGACATGGAACGAAAGATAAAGGAAGCTGAATCTCAAACAGAAACTTATGCAAGCCAAGCTGACACTATAAGCAAAATTCTGGATGAAATCAAAAAAG GGGTGGACAGCATCTTCAAAGAGGTTGGGTGTGACTACGCAGCAGTGGAGGAAAGGCTGGGATTCACTTCTGGGATCACAGAGACCAACATCGTAACATACCTGGATCTCATAGAGGAGAAGACCAACGAGCTGCTCTCTGTGCAGGCTTTTCTCAAGTTTAAG GAACTGAAAGACGACTTCGATGCAGCCGACCTGGCCAGAAACTTTCTGGGTCAGAATCCTGACCTCAAGCGAGATCTCAGTGCCCACACGTCTGTTAGCAG TTTGGAGTCTGGTCCAGAAGAGCCTCCTATCACTGATGAGGACGACCGGCCACTTTCACATGAGGAGCTTTGCAAGAAGTTAATGAGACGG AAAGCAGAGTGGTCATCAAGGAGTCACACAAGCTACAAAAATCTGTAA